A stretch of Paenibacillus sp. URB8-2 DNA encodes these proteins:
- a CDS encoding phosphotransferase — translation MITEPTIQEINRIFQLHIVNDEIVKIKRLSGTTSGRVYRLDSNQNNNYILKFDEPNQIQMVEQLLNTYQSSVLLPKVLFTSQDRSHFIYTYIKGTTHINRGSKKKWLTILVKELFNKYNKYHHTDIWGRLEYPLRSWREFNEISVEEARINIGNALTTDDYIFVKSQIIKLFGEEKVQGERYLLHGDTGVHNFVFDQSSLIGVIDPSPMVGPLIYDFIYAFCSSPDDINIDTLFAAHDNLKQGRIDKVRLIDEVSVQLYCRVGLSVKHHPNDLSEYLKAWEHWKELCLNATTLGEAD, via the coding sequence ATGATAACTGAACCTACTATCCAAGAAATTAATAGAATATTTCAACTACATATTGTCAACGATGAGATCGTAAAAATTAAAAGGTTATCTGGAACAACTAGTGGCCGTGTTTATAGACTTGATTCCAATCAAAACAATAATTATATATTGAAATTTGATGAACCAAATCAAATCCAAATGGTTGAACAATTGCTCAATACTTATCAAAGTTCGGTGCTATTACCAAAAGTTCTGTTTACCTCTCAAGATAGATCACATTTTATTTACACTTATATCAAGGGTACAACTCATATTAACCGTGGATCAAAGAAAAAATGGTTAACCATACTAGTGAAGGAATTATTCAATAAATACAACAAATATCATCATACAGACATTTGGGGGAGATTAGAGTATCCTCTTCGTTCTTGGAGGGAATTCAATGAAATAAGTGTGGAGGAAGCTAGAATCAATATTGGTAATGCTTTAACAACAGATGACTATATCTTTGTTAAATCACAAATTATTAAATTGTTTGGAGAAGAAAAAGTACAAGGAGAAAGATATTTATTGCATGGAGATACAGGGGTACATAATTTTGTATTTGATCAATCTTCTTTAATTGGTGTCATAGATCCATCACCTATGGTGGGACCATTAATTTATGATTTTATTTACGCTTTTTGTTCTTCTCCCGACGATATTAATATTGATACTTTATTTGCAGCACATGATAATCTTAAACAAGGACGCATTGACAAAGTAAGGTTAATTGATGAGGTGTCAGTACAACTATATTGCCGAGTGGGGCTTAGCGTAAAACACCATCCAAATGATTTATCTGAATATCTAAAGGCATGGGAACATTGGAAAGAGCTGTGCTTGAATGCAACAACGTTAGGTGAAGCCGACTAG
- a CDS encoding GyrI-like domain-containing protein, translated as MEVLIEEKQSFTVIGKVGQGLSSESTEWIPKLWQEANRNFSEISSLAKTDSAGNLVGIWGAMSDVSERFERWTEQGKYLAGCEVLDGSVAPNGWTKWVIPSYKFAVMKCNQNTYRDKFKYMVNEYIPNHNYSIVGAVHEYYNPSEANGDLYLYFPIERIYNK; from the coding sequence ATGGAAGTACTCATTGAAGAAAAGCAATCTTTTACAGTTATCGGAAAGGTGGGACAGGGACTTTCATCCGAAAGTACAGAGTGGATCCCAAAGCTGTGGCAAGAAGCTAATCGAAATTTTAGTGAAATTAGTAGTTTAGCCAAGACAGACAGTGCAGGCAATCTGGTTGGGATTTGGGGTGCGATGAGTGATGTTTCTGAGAGATTTGAAAGGTGGACAGAGCAAGGGAAATATCTGGCTGGTTGTGAAGTTTTGGATGGCTCCGTAGCCCCAAACGGTTGGACTAAATGGGTTATACCTTCATATAAGTTTGCAGTAATGAAATGCAACCAAAATACATACCGGGATAAATTCAAATACATGGTTAATGAGTATATTCCCAATCACAATTATTCAATCGTAGGAGCCGTGCATGAATACTACAATCCATCAGAAGCAAATGGAGATTTATATTTGTATTTTCCGATAGAAAGAATCTACAACAAATGA
- a CDS encoding class I SAM-dependent methyltransferase, with amino-acid sequence MKINKIIEKTKRPSLFEKGSSQMWVDEHISQQMLEAHLDPNTDAASRKPYTIDASVKWIKEYICGNNAEQKVLDLGCGPGLYTNRLAKQGFNNVTGIDFSSRSIEYARNQVAELNLHVNYVCQDYLTLNVTNDFDVVLLIYCDFGVLNENERNALLHNIYSNLKPGGKFVFDVFTPNKYRNHTDSRTWNSYKCGFWRPTPHLCLSSNYWYPEERVHLHQTIVIDDNEDLQVYNIWDKTYTLDELSSILSCIGFEELEFYSDITGREYEEDSEIITVIAKRK; translated from the coding sequence ATGAAGATAAATAAAATAATTGAAAAAACAAAAAGACCTTCATTATTTGAGAAGGGTAGTTCACAGATGTGGGTTGACGAACATATATCACAACAAATGCTGGAGGCTCATTTAGATCCCAATACTGATGCAGCAAGCAGGAAGCCATATACAATTGATGCTTCGGTGAAATGGATCAAAGAATATATTTGTGGCAACAACGCTGAGCAGAAAGTACTTGATTTAGGATGCGGGCCCGGACTTTATACCAATCGCTTGGCTAAGCAGGGATTTAATAATGTAACGGGGATAGACTTTTCAAGCCGTTCCATTGAATATGCGAGGAACCAGGTAGCGGAGTTGAATCTGCATGTCAATTATGTTTGTCAGGATTATTTGACCCTCAATGTTACTAATGACTTTGATGTAGTCCTACTCATATATTGTGATTTTGGGGTTCTTAACGAAAACGAACGGAATGCATTGCTGCATAATATCTACAGTAATTTAAAGCCCGGCGGAAAGTTTGTCTTTGATGTTTTTACACCTAATAAATATAGAAATCATACTGATTCAAGAACATGGAATTCATATAAATGCGGCTTTTGGAGACCGACTCCTCATTTATGTCTAAGCTCCAATTATTGGTACCCGGAAGAAAGAGTTCATTTACACCAAACCATAGTGATAGATGATAATGAGGATTTACAAGTATATAATATTTGGGATAAGACATATACATTGGATGAGCTTTCTTCAATTCTGAGTTGTATTGGCTTTGAAGAACTTGAATTTTATTCAGACATAACTGGACGAGAATATGAAGAAGACTCAGAAATAATAACAGTAATTGCAAAAAGGAAATGA
- a CDS encoding GNAT family N-acetyltransferase, translating to MKIEYLETDQTSLELVKPLWERLRDHHASLSKYFSEHISRNTFEERSRDLFNKSKQGSLKIILAREAVTTELIGYCISSISEMKQGEIDSIFILDDFRGMGIGNALMKRTLDWFETNGIHNICLSVLFGNEPALKFYEKYGFYPRTYLLKNRI from the coding sequence TTGAAGATTGAGTATCTAGAAACAGATCAGACATCTCTTGAATTAGTCAAACCATTATGGGAACGGCTTAGAGACCACCATGCTTCATTGTCCAAATACTTTTCAGAGCACATATCAAGAAATACGTTTGAAGAACGATCAAGAGATTTATTCAACAAATCTAAACAAGGATCATTAAAGATCATATTAGCTCGTGAAGCGGTAACGACGGAGTTAATAGGATATTGCATTAGTTCGATTAGCGAAATGAAACAGGGAGAGATCGATTCGATTTTTATATTGGATGATTTTAGAGGTATGGGCATTGGAAATGCATTAATGAAACGGACGCTTGATTGGTTTGAAACCAATGGCATTCATAATATTTGTCTATCTGTTTTATTCGGAAATGAACCAGCATTGAAATTTTATGAGAAATATGGATTTTATCCAAGAACATATTTATTAAAGAACAGGATTTAG
- a CDS encoding nucleotidyltransferase family protein, with the protein MMLVERLIKIMHTHDFLNRDLELVRQLELPNWWIAAGYVRNYVWDYLHGYSSRTPLNDVDILYYDPSDLSEESEKKFETKLKTNLQEYNWSCKNQARMHIRNQDHPYGSVEDAMKRWPETATSVGISLDRNQNIEIVAPHGLNDLFDLVIRRSPYYKDQDYFYKRVQSKKWLKLWPKLRLIEDK; encoded by the coding sequence ATGATGCTTGTAGAACGACTTATCAAAATTATGCATACCCATGATTTTTTGAATAGAGATCTTGAATTGGTCCGACAACTTGAACTACCCAATTGGTGGATCGCAGCTGGTTATGTGAGAAATTATGTGTGGGATTATTTGCATGGATATTCTAGTAGAACTCCATTGAATGATGTAGATATCCTTTACTATGATCCAAGTGACCTGAGCGAAGAATCAGAAAAGAAATTTGAAACGAAATTAAAGACTAATTTGCAAGAATATAACTGGAGCTGTAAGAATCAGGCGAGAATGCATATAAGAAATCAAGATCATCCTTATGGTTCAGTGGAAGACGCAATGAAGCGTTGGCCAGAAACAGCAACGTCCGTTGGGATAAGTTTGGATAGAAATCAGAATATTGAAATCGTTGCACCTCATGGATTGAATGATTTATTCGATTTGGTGATTCGAAGAAGTCCATATTATAAGGACCAAGACTATTTTTACAAAAGGGTACAAAGCAAGAAGTGGCTTAAACTATGGCCTAAACTACGATTGATTGAAGATAAATAA
- a CDS encoding class I SAM-dependent methyltransferase, translating to MLPNYKSVLDAGCGHGEFTVKMSRYTESLVGFDNSIELMNIANSLLKESKVSNLKFIYATTKTQLPFQDEQFDLIYDRRGPTSILNHSRILQTGGTVFGIHSGSLEKEKRTIRK from the coding sequence ATGCTACCTAATTATAAATCGGTCTTAGATGCCGGTTGTGGGCATGGAGAATTTACCGTAAAGATGTCAAGATATACAGAATCATTGGTAGGTTTCGATAATTCTATTGAACTGATGAACATCGCCAACTCATTACTTAAAGAAAGTAAAGTGAGCAATCTAAAGTTTATTTATGCTACAACCAAAACACAGTTACCCTTTCAAGACGAGCAATTTGACTTAATTTATGACAGAAGAGGGCCAACCTCAATATTAAACCATAGTAGAATACTCCAAACTGGGGGAACTGTATTTGGCATTCATTCAGGTTCATTAGAGAAAGAAAAAAGAACGATTAGAAAGTAA
- a CDS encoding S-layer homology domain-containing protein, which yields MQKSTEKRRMRGYSHFTLLLSFLLILTSVFGTIPMFAETSSSSNEAAATYAGVNTSVYEATYTVTASFSGTKTVTEWDVNGSGLTITIALGSGSSFADNVSDYKDAIIDGLTFYGELFNKTTNQYDVIPFDTFITSALNTYGSSYFPFLHVQDGVSVDNVTVYDRFVGLDPKGASSIASVTDELKKQYPGVKKGIINALKAGATVSVDGNGNLVIRCTNDAANGYFSTFTNSVPVVNGGIQIANGDILLSAELPAGVVKGVNDVVNVDGYFTIQEVKLHPEIWEYVDASRANEAGVFSFNSRINSYDKNTSSLYPYSSTYYVKKVEGNELTEEDIRDGGTMGPNSTGKKLIKIVVDTRTGPTQWASAKNMSTFFTNLFRTSKDATGYSGGSSTTYTPGDDPEWLKVENQITNGGLDSANPYNLGTNKYVINYSGDYRMDQINPAAMWIYYELPKTPDLDIASDMPVYVNIIAGLFGGSGQSTNENGQPILGMDGRYSFAIKADGPKSTVTTISSSNYTVNTAAGTITNVPYNTSRATFIGNLTKGESHQTWDTDNLHDPVVTGDTLVVTAQDGTTKATYTITVNTVPSTVTTISSSNYTINTAAGTITNVPYNTSKATFLGNLTKRESDQTWDTANVHDPVVTGDQLVVTAQDGTTKANYTITVNTIAVKKKAPDFTADDTDNYVGRRIDLTFADDAAYRAAITSISVNGTNLTADRYTISEGKISLNGDLFTGTNDYTIVIKAQNYMDVTVVQSIKLATATASFSGTQTVTEWDVNGNGLTITIALSSGSSFVDNVSAYKDAIIDGLIFNGVKFAKSKNEYDVVSYDTFITSVLNAYSSAYFPYVDKTNNITAYDRFVGLDPKGASSIASVTDELKKQYPGVKKGIINALKAGATVSVDSNGNLVIRCTNDAANGYFSTFTNSVPVVNGGIQIANGDILLSAELPAGVVKGVNDVVNVDGYFTIQEVKLHPEIWEYVDASRANEAGVFSFNSRINSYDKNTSSLYPYSSTYYVKKVEGNELTEEDIRDGGTMGPNSTGKKLIKIVVDTRTGPTQWASAKNMSTFFTNLFRTSKDATGYSGGSSTTYTPGDDPEWLKVENQITNGGLDSANPYNLCTNKYVINYSGDYRMDTVDPAAMWIYYELPKTPDLDIASDMPVYVNIIAGLFGGSGQSTNENGQPILGMDGRYSFIIQSASLSSIAKITSDTYTVSTTSPTSGTIKNVPEDTSKEKFLSLLAKGESHQTWDTGNVHDPVATGDTLVVTAQNRKTKMTYTITVGADSGKAGIITAEIQILDKDSGIATAAVDLESITAEFSKVQSSLDGSKTVLVVIPKVEGIKAYLITLPASVLTQNTSEKKVKLKTEFATVTLPGNMLDKAQGANAKDVTLSVSKANVSTLTKEARTYIGDKPVIDLELVVDGKSTVWSNNNAPVTIAVEYTPTAQELNDPEHITVFYIDGSGSLIPVPSAKYDAATGMVVFSTTHFSKYAVVSVYNTFRDIKNYGWAKKQIEVLSSKGIISGTGAEIYSPAANITRADFMMLLVKTLGLTADVNGNFGDVKEGDYYYNAVGIAKKLGIATGSGNNLFNPKAAISRQDMMVLTEKALRMVKKISATGSSSDLDKYSDKSVISGYAANSIAALVKEGLIVGSKSGINPAGNTTRAEAAVFLYRIYNK from the coding sequence GTGCAAAAATCTACAGAGAAAAGAAGAATGAGGGGGTATTCCCACTTCACGTTGCTGCTTAGTTTCTTACTCATTTTGACAAGTGTTTTTGGTACAATACCGATGTTTGCAGAAACTTCAAGCTCAAGCAACGAAGCGGCCGCAACCTATGCCGGCGTCAACACTTCTGTTTATGAAGCAACCTATACTGTGACGGCGAGTTTTTCAGGAACAAAAACGGTAACGGAATGGGATGTTAACGGGAGTGGGTTGACGATCACTATTGCGTTAGGCAGTGGATCCAGCTTTGCAGACAATGTTTCGGACTATAAGGATGCCATTATAGACGGGCTGACATTTTACGGGGAGTTGTTCAACAAAACGACGAACCAATACGATGTAATTCCCTTTGATACATTTATAACTAGTGCATTGAATACATATGGCAGCTCTTATTTCCCGTTTCTCCATGTACAAGACGGTGTATCGGTAGACAATGTCACAGTCTATGACCGCTTTGTAGGACTGGACCCCAAGGGAGCAAGCAGTATTGCCTCAGTCACCGATGAATTGAAGAAACAATATCCCGGTGTGAAAAAGGGCATCATTAACGCCCTGAAAGCTGGAGCAACCGTCAGTGTCGACGGAAACGGCAATCTGGTGATCCGGTGCACAAATGATGCAGCTAACGGCTATTTCTCCACCTTTACGAATTCGGTACCTGTAGTGAATGGGGGCATCCAGATTGCTAACGGTGATATCCTGCTGTCTGCCGAGCTTCCTGCGGGCGTGGTCAAAGGTGTAAATGATGTCGTTAATGTGGATGGCTATTTCACAATTCAGGAGGTGAAATTGCATCCGGAGATTTGGGAATATGTCGATGCGAGCCGCGCAAACGAAGCGGGCGTATTTTCCTTTAATAGCCGCATTAATAGTTATGATAAAAATACTTCATCGCTATATCCCTATAGTTCCACCTATTATGTTAAAAAGGTAGAAGGAAATGAACTGACTGAAGAGGACATCCGCGATGGCGGAACAATGGGACCGAACAGCACAGGGAAAAAGCTGATCAAGATCGTGGTTGATACCCGTACGGGTCCAACGCAGTGGGCCAGTGCCAAGAACATGAGTACCTTCTTTACCAATCTCTTCCGTACCAGCAAGGATGCTACCGGCTACAGCGGCGGAAGCTCTACCACATATACGCCTGGGGATGATCCGGAATGGTTGAAGGTGGAGAATCAGATCACGAACGGAGGGCTCGATTCAGCGAATCCCTATAATCTAGGCACCAACAAGTATGTCATCAACTACAGCGGCGACTACAGAATGGATCAAATAAATCCGGCAGCCATGTGGATCTATTATGAACTGCCCAAGACGCCGGACCTCGATATTGCATCCGACATGCCTGTTTATGTTAATATAATTGCCGGGTTGTTTGGCGGTTCCGGACAGTCGACTAACGAAAACGGACAGCCGATATTGGGGATGGATGGGAGATACTCCTTTGCCATTAAAGCAGACGGCCCAAAATCAACGGTAACAACAATCTCATCAAGCAACTACACCGTCAATACGGCGGCGGGAACGATCACCAATGTGCCGTATAATACCTCGAGAGCGACATTTATTGGGAATCTGACCAAGGGGGAAAGCCATCAAACGTGGGACACAGACAATCTGCATGACCCAGTCGTAACAGGGGATACCTTGGTTGTAACTGCCCAGGACGGTACAACAAAAGCTACTTACACCATAACGGTTAATACCGTACCCAGTACTGTAACGACAATCTCTTCAAGCAACTACACCATCAATACGGCGGCGGGAACGATCACCAATGTGCCGTATAATACCTCGAAAGCGACATTTCTCGGGAATCTGACCAAGAGGGAAAGCGATCAGACGTGGGACACGGCAAATGTGCATGACCCGGTAGTAACAGGGGATCAATTGGTCGTAACCGCACAGGACGGCACAACAAAAGCAAATTATACCATAACGGTTAATACCATAGCGGTAAAGAAGAAAGCGCCTGATTTTACTGCAGATGATACTGACAATTATGTCGGAAGGAGAATAGATTTAACGTTTGCCGATGATGCCGCCTATAGGGCAGCGATTACAAGCATCAGTGTGAACGGAACCAATCTGACGGCTGACAGGTATACAATCAGTGAAGGGAAAATCAGTTTGAACGGCGATCTCTTCACCGGTACCAATGACTATACAATTGTGATCAAAGCTCAGAACTATATGGATGTGACAGTAGTTCAGAGTATCAAGCTTGCAACGGCAACGGCCAGTTTTTCAGGAACACAAACGGTAACGGAATGGGATGTTAACGGGAATGGGTTGACGATCACTATTGCGTTAAGCAGTGGATCCAGCTTTGTAGACAATGTCTCAGCGTATAAAGATGCCATTATTGACGGTTTGATATTCAATGGTGTGAAGTTCGCTAAATCGAAAAACGAATACGATGTGGTTTCTTATGATACGTTTATAACTAGTGTATTGAATGCGTACAGTAGTGCGTATTTTCCATATGTTGACAAAACCAATAACATTACGGCATATGACCGCTTTGTAGGACTGGACCCCAAGGGAGCAAGCAGTATTGCCTCAGTCACCGATGAATTGAAGAAACAATATCCCGGTGTGAAAAAGGGTATCATTAACGCCCTGAAAGCTGGAGCAACCGTCAGTGTCGACAGTAACGGCAATCTGGTGATCCGGTGCACAAATGATGCAGCTAACGGCTATTTCTCCACCTTTACGAATTCGGTACCTGTAGTGAATGGGGGCATCCAGATTGCTAACGGTGATATCCTGCTGTCTGCCGAGCTTCCTGCGGGCGTGGTCAAAGGTGTAAATGATGTCGTTAATGTGGATGGCTATTTCACAATTCAGGAGGTGAAATTGCATCCGGAGATTTGGGAATATGTCGATGCGAGCCGCGCAAACGAAGCGGGCGTATTTTCCTTTAATAGCCGCATTAATAGTTATGATAAAAATACTTCATCGCTGTATCCCTATAGTTCCACCTATTATGTTAAAAAGGTAGAAGGAAATGAACTGACTGAAGAGGACATCCGCGATGGCGGAACAATGGGACCGAACAGCACAGGGAAAAAGCTGATCAAGATCGTGGTTGATACCCGTACGGGTCCAACGCAGTGGGCCAGTGCCAAGAACATGAGTACCTTCTTTACCAATCTCTTCCGTACCAGCAAGGATGCTACTGGCTACAGCGGCGGAAGCTCTACCACATATACGCCTGGGGATGATCCGGAATGGTTGAAGGTGGAGAATCAGATCACGAACGGAGGGCTCGATTCAGCGAATCCCTATAATCTATGCACCAACAAATATGTCATCAACTACAGCGGCGACTACAGAATGGATACTGTTGATCCGGCAGCCATGTGGATCTATTATGAACTGCCCAAGACGCCGGACCTCGATATTGCATCCGACATGCCTGTTTATGTTAATATAATTGCCGGGTTGTTTGGCGGTTCCGGACAGTCGACTAACGAAAACGGACAGCCGATATTGGGGATGGATGGGAGATACTCCTTCATCATCCAGTCAGCGAGTCTAAGTTCAATAGCAAAAATCACATCGGATACATATACCGTCAGTACTACAAGTCCGACAAGCGGAACCATAAAAAATGTACCTGAGGACACATCAAAAGAGAAATTCCTTAGTCTTCTTGCCAAGGGGGAAAGCCATCAAACCTGGGACACAGGTAATGTGCATGACCCTGTAGCCACAGGGGATACCCTTGTTGTGACTGCCCAGAATCGGAAAACAAAAATGACCTATACGATCACTGTCGGCGCCGATTCGGGGAAGGCTGGAATAATTACGGCTGAAATACAGATTCTCGATAAAGACTCAGGAATAGCAACTGCAGCAGTAGATTTGGAATCAATCACTGCCGAATTCTCAAAAGTTCAGAGCAGCTTAGATGGATCAAAGACAGTCCTTGTGGTCATTCCGAAGGTAGAAGGGATAAAGGCCTATTTGATTACTCTTCCAGCCAGCGTTTTAACACAAAATACTTCTGAAAAGAAGGTAAAACTGAAAACAGAGTTTGCGACAGTCACCTTACCGGGTAACATGCTGGATAAAGCTCAAGGAGCGAATGCAAAGGACGTAACGTTAAGTGTTTCCAAAGCAAATGTTTCAACGCTTACGAAAGAAGCCAGAACATACATAGGCGATAAGCCTGTTATTGATCTGGAACTGGTAGTGGATGGAAAATCAACTGTCTGGAGCAACAATAACGCCCCGGTTACCATTGCAGTGGAGTATACTCCGACTGCACAGGAATTGAATGATCCGGAGCATATTACCGTATTCTACATCGACGGGTCAGGAAGCTTAATCCCTGTACCGAGTGCGAAATATGATGCGGCAACAGGCATGGTCGTATTCAGCACCACCCATTTCAGCAAATATGCAGTTGTATCGGTATATAACACCTTCCGCGATATAAAAAATTATGGATGGGCGAAAAAGCAGATAGAAGTGCTCTCATCAAAAGGCATCATCTCAGGTACAGGGGCAGAAATCTACTCACCGGCAGCAAACATTACAAGGGCTGATTTTATGATGCTGCTTGTCAAGACACTTGGACTTACAGCAGATGTGAACGGCAACTTTGGGGATGTGAAAGAGGGAGATTATTACTATAATGCAGTAGGTATTGCTAAAAAACTTGGTATAGCTACTGGATCAGGCAATAATTTGTTTAACCCTAAAGCTGCAATATCAAGGCAGGATATGATGGTACTTACAGAAAAAGCCCTGAGAATGGTGAAGAAAATAAGTGCAACAGGTTCTTCCTCTGATCTGGACAAATACAGTGATAAATCAGTGATTTCAGGGTATGCAGCAAATAGCATTGCAGCTCTGGTTAAGGAAGGTTTAATTGTTGGATCCAAAAGTGGAATTAATCCTGCAGGAAATACAACAAGAGCTGAAGCTGCAGTGTTCCTTTATAGGATTTATAACAAATAA